The Gadus macrocephalus chromosome 12, ASM3116895v1 genome segment cctaatttaccgacgcgtggcgcagaagggaaaagaacgctctgcgccagttgcaaactagcaacgacacatgcgtcagttgcaaactagcaacgacacatgcgtcagtgattaagtcaattgcgccggatgcaagatagggcccatagtgtGTTGCTTGAGAGGGTGGGACCCTATACTATATGtgtggggctgggtgtgagGCCAGTTGATGATGTCACTTCTTGTGTGCCAGAGTTGTATGGAGAGTTGGTCGAATGTCAGCTGGAACTGTTGTTATAACTGGAGGGATTCTGGCCACAGTGATACTGCTGTGTATCATAGCTGTGCTCTGCTACTGTCGActccaggtaacacacacacacacacacacacacacacacacacacacacacacagacacacacccacacacctgcctgcacacaggcatacacacacacacacacacacacacacacacagacacacacacagcctcaagctttctcttcctctgtcttctTTCACCattgtccctctctttctttccctctcttccgccctccctccttccctcccaatGTCTCCTTCTCTattttctctgcctctctctctctctctctctctctctctctctctctctctctcagtactACTGCTGTAAGAAGAATGGCGGCTCAGACACCAGCTCAACGTCCCAGCCTCCTTTCCCCTGCAGcaccctctcccccatctccccctgtgAGCTCCCGGGGGcctgttcctcttcctcctcctcctcctcactccctgcGGCGGCCCGTCGTCAAGGCTACTGCCCCACCTGCTCACGGTACGACTCGCCCTTCTACATCCGCACCAGCGATGAGATGCTCAATGGAGGGGACCATGTCACTTGCATGCCCACGCACTACGAGAACCAGGCCCTGGCCAGACCCCTGCCTGCCCTGCCTGGATCCCTGATGAGGGAGCCTCGGCGGGGAGGCACGCCCCAGCCACAGTTCTACACCAACACGCGAGCCATTAGCACTCAGGTGTGACTCCAGACTCTAGTGACAAGTTCATCCAATTGGCTTTTTAGGACCTTGTTGGGCGTGGTTCAGGTTCTTGTGAACTGGGACTTTTGTTGGACTgcgtttaaaggtcccatgacatgccaccaggtgtagtgtgattagccgttacaagccgttttggactTATCTATCCagtacacatctaggtggacacgcccacctgtgatgtcataggggcagatttccaaaacagcttgtaacggctggtggcatgtcatgggacctttaagcagcGATCATGATGACGACCCTAAATATGGAGTAAGCCCGGCAATGGTGTCGTCACACCACTCCATCGTTCATCGGCAAACCAATCACTGCTCTGTTTGACGGCCCAATTAACAATGTGGTTTATTGTTGCCATCTCAGTAGTTAAGGCGGGAAAGGTGCCGCTTATTATCTGATAACTGATACCAGATAAAAGGTTTTCTTAGGCTTAAATCATTACGTTATACCTAATTCAATGTGAACAACTTACAGAGGAAGCCTTTTAGAGCATTTAAGCCTTGATCAAATTTGTTCAACTAGATGTCTTCATCCAACCAGGGCTACCTGAAATATAGATCACCTCTTGAGGTGTAGTGTGTTTTAATGCTAGTGAGAGGACATTCTGCTTTGGACAATATCATTTATTACCAGGGTCTATCTTTGTGGGCTTGGAGGGTACTATAAAAAATAGGATATGTCTTCTTTGGGCATGAGTGGTTTTTCTATCACCAAGTAAGACAAAACTAAAGGGTATCAAAATAAGAACCCAGTTGTGATGTCCCAACCAGGTTTAATTTAACAATCGACTACATCTTCAATTTACATTACCATGCCCTTCTAGGGAATGATTGAGGCGCCAGAATAATTGTTTGCGTAGCAACCAATGCGAAGTGGACTAGGAAAAGCAATACTATCATCCATCACCTCAATAATATTCATAGAAGTCGCCAAAACAGGCTGTTTCTTTATAGAAGTCAATGCCCCTGGGAAGataaaagataataataatgtaaagctCCCCAAAAACATATTGATGGAAAAACACTGATCTTATCTGAGGTAGGAccaattatttatatattgccTTTCCTTGTTACCACTGCTACCCTTGCCCTGTATTGTTATATTGAATATCATAGACAatgtaacaatgttgttttattTGGAGAACTATAGCAAGGAAAAAGCTTTCGTTGAAAACAAATCATTTTAGGGACTTCCTGGATTGGAGGAAGACCAGTAGAATTGTGGGGGATAGTGGTTTGGGGAAGTGCTGAATATTAACTTAAAGCATGAAGATGCAGCTAGATGAAATTTTCGGGTTGTCGCTTACCATGATGCATTGCATTCCCTCCAGATCCTTACCCTGTCTTTTAACACACCAAACCTTCACCTCAACGTACTTTAGACCTGAAACAATCACCCAACCATAATCATAATCTAGTAGTTAAACTATTTTCATGTCATGTCCAATCCATAATGGGAAATAAGTGccaaaaagccccccccccccccctcaaacacacgcacgcgcgcacacacacacacacacacacacgcaagcacgcacgcacgcacgcacgcacgcacacacgcacacacacacatctggaagCCAAACTTGAACCTGCATTCTTTTATCTCTCAATCATGAAATAATACTACTAGAAACTTGTTTCACAAAAGAAACAATTTAAACTGTTTAAAAAAGACTGTTAGCCTCTTTAACTAACTTGTTATTTGCTGAAACCTATGCGTTACTACTATTCTGATAATTTTATGGAGGAGGAAGGCTTTGACAGTTCCGATTTTAAACAATGACATGACTTCGCCGGCAATGCTCCTTCTGCGTGTCTTGAGGAACTCGAGGAAGGAGACGCCTGGACCAACAAAAGATGGCTACTGTTGTTCACAATGTTCTTCTGAAAGGCCATGATTTATACCAGACCTCAAAAATCAATGCCCTTCAAATAAATGTctggatttttttaaatgactaaTAAAGGATCATTGCTGTGGTATTTCTGTGTTATACTTTCATTATTAGCCTCATAGGGTCGACTAACTAAACAAGAAATTAAACAGCATGATAATTTAGTTTCAGGCTGAGAACATGATGAAAAGCTCAAAGCCACAACGGAACACAAACCCACTCCTACAGTTACGGATACATTTCCTCTATCAACTTATATTTGACTGCATCTGTACTTTATCGTTCGTTATATTCATTATAGGACTGGgtgatatatctatataatatgtaCATTATGATGTAAGACTAGATCCTTCCTAGGATTTTGGATATTGTTATATATTATGGAATTTATGGAATTTACGACCACATTAAGCTAAAGTTAAAGAAATAAGTTGTATTTCTGTAGGGATCCTATTCATAATGTTAGAATAAAGTCTGAGCCAGTCAGGAACCAAAAAAAGCACTTTTAGAGAATGTTTATTATCGGGGTGCTCGAAAGGATTGCATTGCAGCTTGTTTTGCAGATCACAGCTGTAGCATTCTTGCTAAATATTAGACCAATTCCAAATTTTTGTCAGCATTAGTCACTAACGAAGTTTGAAGTGTGTCCGAAAGGATTGCATTGCAGCTTGTTTTGCAGAATACAGCTGTAGCATTCTTGCTAAATATTAGACCAATTCCAATTTTTTGTCTGCATTAGTCACTAACgaagtttagtgtgtgtgtgtgtgtgtgtgtgtgtgtgtgtgtgtgtgtgtgtgtgtgtgtgtgtgtgtgtgtgcgtgtgtggttccgtgcgtgcgtgtgtacggaaGTAACCCAGATATGTAGCGAGCAATCTCCAACTGCACAaaagagctcgtaagtccgccccttccggGAGACCCAATGGGACCTCTGGGCTAGGAAAATTAGAACTATTAGaatttcaatggagagaaagtaattattttctggtcccagtctttatatgccctggattacacatatgttgtttgtggatttaaattataatttttcatgcgaAGAACAGAAAAAAATTTTGCGAAGAAgcttgataatgttaggttttgtgtgagaccgctttgtgaactacagcccctcgctgctctcgacgcaaatgatatacgtcaccaccactctggtacagacatggcgatctctgtGCTCCACTTAACcgtttttttccaaggggaggataagaGCATCGGCAGTTGTGAAAACCATTATACAGTAAGTCGGGGCATGTCTCGATTTTCAGTAATGCCAATGGCATTACTGAAACTGAGAAGCCAGGTTTCCACTAAAAGGGCCAGTAAATATTCCCTCACGGgccgggtctgtctgtctgtctgtctgtctgtctgtctgtctgtctgtctgtctgtctgtctgtctgtctgtctgtctgtctgtctgtctgtctgtctgtctgtctgtctgtctgtctgtctgtctgtgtctgtctgtctgtctgtctgtgtgtgtgtgtgtgtgtgtgtgtgtgtgtgtgtgtgtgtgtgtgtgtgtgtgtgtgtgtgtgtgtgtctgtgtctgtgtgtctgtgtctgttgtgGTAACCCAGTCCTTGGAGGGTCGGGTTCCAGGTAAGAATCACACTGGGTTAGGGTTTAAAGCCGTTCACAGCGTTTATTGCTCCAGACAGACAATGTTCAAATGGAGTACAATCGTTCAAGTTCtatagggtctccgtgagcctctatcTCCTCGTCGCTGCCGTGCTGTTCTCCTATCTGTCCTCGACCTTCTTTTAACATGGCTCCCCTGCCACCGgtcaggtgtcccccaatcacactgattggggaggcgaaagggctgctctcggtcgccgtctggtgggagacggcggtacacgccgtctACCACTGTACatcgggccgaggtttaaggggcgggatgccacagtgtgtgtgtgtaagacatcAACCGCGTAGTGCTCCGAAATCATGACCTCAACACAGAGACAAACGCTCTTCAAATTAGCCTACACATATTTGTACGAGTGAATTTGCCCTAAATCGATTTGTTTGCTGACAGCCTGCTGCTGTTGAATTGCGGACAGGTGTCATCAAATTGGCCCGTGTGATAAGCAACGCCTTTAAGGTGGGAACGGTGCGGTTCAACTCGTCAGTTCAAGTATTGTTCATGATGGAATAAACACCGGGAAAATTAGAAAATCGGGCTGATGAACATGCAATTGTAACGTagtttgagaaggaaaggaaagacCAATCGTCATGTCTGACTCACGTCGGGGCAGGCTTACTGAGTAGGTTAATGTTTACGAAAGTAGGAAAGTGGACATACacccataggcgtcgattacgccggggacgcgtccccaccagatttcctcatgaatcattttgtacccaccactttaaaaaaataaataaaaaaaagtagagctgtcagttaaacgcgttattaacggcgttaacgcaaaccaattttaacggtgttaaaaaaattatcgcgcgattaacgcaaatattttatttacaacaaaaaaaaaaaaacttttttttttttttttttctttggctcaaaacaaagaagcagtagcctgactgctatgttcaaatgacatttgttcaaagcagtcgcttaattgcactataggctctttttttgtatcgtcctgttttgatcagtatatgccaatgttgttatcaataaaaaataatttgcacaagacaagccgatgcacttcaccatgttgataagagaattaaaatgagaagaattatgggacaaaaaaatcaagggatatttagcatagaaaaataatttgcgattaatcgtgatttaactatgacattaatgcgattaatcacgattaaatattttaatcgcttgacagctctaaaaaaaagaaataataataatcaagtttaattattatggattattacacgggtcttctcaatgcagtggaacgctccgttcacttgcatgggctcttcacaacttcgcGGTGAATGATAGAtataaattgaccgctgtcaagggaAACAAGggactttttgcctataatgacgtctttggtatcactcctcaagagGTCCgataacttttcaaccccagcgtcttcggttgctaagcaacgtcaacgtctttggcggactatttctctactgatcaacactacgaatgatggtaacaaataaattgtaaccagccacaccatgtgaagtttttttttcgttttgccaagtagccgtgtaataggcgggataatatatagaacgtcgccggtcgaatttaagccccttcagtgggaagcaattaccctcgctgtcctgttcgccctgtcagggcttattttcccgataatgaccggcattctatacattatcccttacttattacacggctcttctcaatgctgcagactacattcgtattcggttgctaagcaacgtcaacgactttggcaaattatttctctgctgatcaacgctacgaatgataacaaatacattggaaaaagacacactgtgtgaagttattttttcgatttggcaagtagccattactaataataccaatactctttggctgggatgatgaggaatcagacaatcaagtcattttagcctgaataagaagcaccagagcaggttgctagtaccatggacagtatcagaacgataacctgttgaactaaatggatgtggtaggctacaccacgggatgcatctgcagaccactgccacataaatataggTAAGGCGCGacatttattgcttaagatttgctcgtgctgtggcgaggtcttttgtgttttttgcactcaagtggtcggctgttttaacttgcaattgatagtcggtggagtcagtctcttgttgacacaaagtgacttttggtcattcttgaaTTCCGGAATAATTGAGGGGAGGCTAGTTTTGATgaaatgcgtgttgtgaattgagaacagccagctcctgatgtgatacagcgttcagctgtgcaacaaatatttttttcttttttcaatcttgacgacttttgtagtgctgtgtgtagccacacctttggcccttctgaacttaaacacgcagttaaattcctttcctagctcctcttgtttatgttgttagctagccatatcatgtcacgttgtcaacattggatacatggagcagaaaatAGTGGGTCATATTATcgtggattaatcgagatttaaaacacttagactaat includes the following:
- the fam163ab gene encoding protein FAM163A gives rise to the protein MSAGTVVITGGILATVILLCIIAVLCYCRLQYYCCKKNGGSDTSSTSQPPFPCSTLSPISPCELPGACSSSSSSSSLPAAARRQGYCPTCSRYDSPFYIRTSDEMLNGGDHVTCMPTHYENQALARPLPALPGSLMREPRRGGTPQPQFYTNTRAISTQV